A window of Syntrophorhabdaceae bacterium genomic DNA:
TAAAGACAAGCCCTTTCGTCCTTATGGAGCCGTCCCCTTATAAGAAGAGCGCCACCTTTGACCGCAACGGCGATTTCCAGCTTCCCCGGCCTTACGGAGCCGCGATTTATCAGGCCGTGGAGGCAAACTCCCGCCTCAACCCCCCCGGTTCGATCATCTCAGTCTATGCATAGGTCCTGAAACACAGCTCCCAATTTCGTGCTTCTTCTATCGTTGAATCAACAGCTGAGTTTTGCGTCCCCTGTTCCACGCGATGGAATACCCTTTCATGGAAATTATGAAATTCTTGCTGTATGATATTGTCAAAGAAACAGGTCGGTCCTGAATACAAAAAAAGGTGGTATTAATTTAGGAGGTTTGTAATGGATGAAAAGAAAGCAAAAAAACGCGTGACCTTTAAATTTCATGCCCCCGGAGCCAAAAATGTGTGTCTGGCGGGAAATTTCAATAATTGGGATCCATCGTCCTTACCCCTCAAGGCAGCGGAGGAACCCCACGCCTGGCAACGGATCATGTATTTCGAACCGGGGACTTATCAATACCGCTTTGTGGTGGATGGCGCATGGTGTGACGATCCCCTCTGTCAGGAAAGGTTTGCAAATGAGTTCGGCTCCTTCAATTCCGTGGTCTGTGTTGAGGCCGAAAGCCCTCAAGGAAAAAAGAAGAAACCGCGAAAAT
This region includes:
- a CDS encoding isoamylase early set domain-containing protein; its protein translation is MDEKKAKKRVTFKFHAPGAKNVCLAGNFNNWDPSSLPLKAAEEPHAWQRIMYFEPGTYQYRFVVDGAWCDDPLCQERFANEFGSFNSVVCVEAESPQGKKKKPRK